The Phyllopteryx taeniolatus isolate TA_2022b chromosome 7, UOR_Ptae_1.2, whole genome shotgun sequence genome has a segment encoding these proteins:
- the LOC133480775 gene encoding centrosomal protein of 135 kDa-like, with product MTMDGSIDKTRSHLRKRLDQLGYSLHLGMDSVPLVAKLFSDLVHTTVSLRDAKLSGRQPERYHDDDLLEPPYRTMLASGDHFISGGGKKRSIALIHKCTQTDEDRPLPPPRDDDEADLSARLVELLEEHVVSMKSELDDSHGRIKTLNGQLAELQEAKRTLERTLEDERRRSSAEAAELAELASRNEETRRELRRKDGAVARTVALKERVLNMAYRKLSASREVILSQQEVIQDLEENLRKIQAEVSERRRLREQLDEARGRNHKLEGLLDILEAEKSALQNKVDTMMDTHRDLVLELDSSRGKYGDGNGGPALGVAAFIESLEEERNRYRREVQSYRSLLKATTPTAPTAPMVPTVPSPTQARRNKFVLAATFQADAAEPSGRARSNQ from the exons ATGACCATGGACGGCAGCATAGACAAGACCAGGAGCCACCTCAGAAAGCGTTTGGACCAGCTGGGCTACAGTCTCCATCTTGGGATGGACTCGGTGCCCTTGGTTGCTAAGCTCTTCAG TGATCTGGTGCACACCACGGTTAGCCTACGCGATGCTAAACTGTCAGGGAGGCAGCCCGAGCGATACCACGATGATGACCTACTTGAGCCACCGTACAGGACCATGTTGGCCTCTGGCGACCATTTTATCAGTGGAG GTGGTAAAAAACGCAGCATTGCTTTGATACACAAGTGTACACAGACGGATGAAGACagacctcttcctcctcctcgtgatgatgatgaagccGATTTATCTGCAAG GCTGGTGGAACTGCTGGAGGAGCACGTCGTCTCCATGAAATCGGAGCTGGACGACTCTCACGGGCGCATAAAAACCTTAAACGGCCAA TTGGCCGAGCTGCAGGAGGCCAAGCGGACGCTCGAACGCACGCTGGAGGACGAGCGGCGGCGGTCGAGCGCCGAGGCGGCCGAGCTGGCCGAGCTGGCCTCGCGGAACGAGGAGACGCGTCGGGAGCTGAGGCGCAAGGACGGCGCCGTGGCTCGGACGGTGGCGCTGAAGGAGCGCGTGCTCAACATGGCCTACAGGAAGCTGTCCGCCTCCAGGGAGGTCATCCTCAGCCAACAGGAAGTCATCCAGGACCTGGAGGAGAACCTAAGGAAGATACAAGCG GAAGTTAGCGAGCGACGACGCCTTCGAGAGCAGCTGGACGAGGCGAGAGGACGAAACCACAAACTGGAAGGATTGCTCGACATCTTGGAGGCGGAGAAGAGCGCCCTGCAGAACAAAGTGGACACGATGATGGACACCC ACAGAGACCTGGTCCTGGAGTTGGATTCGTCACGGGGCAAATATGGCGACGGCAACGGCGGGCCTGCGCTCGGCGTGGCCGCCTTCATCGAGAGCCTGGAGGAGGAGCGCAATCGCTACCGGCGCGAGGTCCAGAGCTACAGGAGCCTCCTGAAGGCCACGACGCCCACCGCGCCCACCGCGCCCATGGTGCCCACGGTGCCCAGTCCCACGCAGGCCAGGAGGAACAAGTTCGTCCTGGCCGCCACCTTCCAGGCCGATGCGGCTGAACCGAGCGGACGCGCTCGTTCAAATCAATGA